A window of Bacteroidia bacterium contains these coding sequences:
- a CDS encoding DMT family transporter has translation NVLFLSLLLGLMATSFPFFLFTTGSRKIEASHAFLYNLSEPITASLLGFLVLNEKLSNTGIVGYTLVVAGLLIFSLWEFRKQEVMLSV, from the coding sequence GGAACGTTTTGTTCCTCTCTTTACTACTTGGTTTAATGGCCACAAGCTTCCCCTTTTTCCTATTCACCACTGGTTCTAGAAAAATTGAGGCCTCCCACGCCTTTTTGTACAACTTAAGTGAACCAATCACAGCCTCTTTGCTGGGCTTTTTAGTTTTAAACGAGAAGTTAAGCAATACTGGAATTGTGGGGTATACTTTAGTAGTAGCAGGATTGTTGATCTTCTCTCTTTGGGAGTTTAGAAAACAAGAAGTAATGTTATCAGTGTAA